Proteins encoded in a region of the Isosphaeraceae bacterium EP7 genome:
- a CDS encoding dihydroorotase gives MRTIQIKGGRIIDPSQGVDEVADLWLGDDRVLGIGEAYAQGTADVVIDARGMIVSPGLIDVHVHLREPGNEEDETIATGAASALAGGVTTVACMPNTIPALDTQGAAEFVVLQAQRARKANVYPVGAVSKGRKGDELAELGQLVAGGAVAFTDDGAPVASASLMRRALLYSKMLDRVIMQHCQVPELTVGGVMNEGAESTRLGLGGMPAAAEDIMVARDIRLAEITGGRLHIQHISTARSVELVREGKKRGIDVTAEACPHHFTLTDERLRTFDSNFKMNPPLRTADDVAAVIEGLKDGTIELLATDHAPHAPEKKMRELDQAPFGIVGLETLIPITVHGLIEPGHLTWVDVIRMLTVAPAKLLGLVDKGTFRPGADADVTIIDTETPWTIDPEKFLSRSRNTPYGGWKVKGRAHVAIVAGEVRHSLGGIVHEAGEAATP, from the coding sequence TTGCGCACCATCCAGATCAAGGGCGGTCGGATCATCGATCCGAGCCAGGGCGTGGACGAGGTGGCCGACCTCTGGCTCGGCGACGACCGCGTGCTCGGCATCGGTGAAGCCTACGCCCAGGGGACGGCCGACGTCGTCATCGACGCCCGAGGGATGATCGTCAGCCCCGGCCTGATCGACGTGCACGTCCACCTGCGCGAGCCCGGAAACGAAGAAGACGAGACCATCGCCACCGGCGCGGCCTCGGCCCTGGCCGGCGGGGTGACGACCGTCGCCTGCATGCCCAACACCATCCCGGCGCTCGACACCCAGGGCGCCGCCGAGTTCGTCGTACTACAAGCCCAGCGGGCGCGCAAGGCCAATGTCTACCCGGTCGGGGCCGTCAGCAAGGGACGCAAGGGGGACGAGCTTGCCGAACTGGGCCAACTCGTCGCCGGCGGCGCGGTCGCCTTCACCGATGACGGCGCCCCCGTCGCCTCGGCGTCGCTGATGCGCCGGGCCTTGCTCTATTCCAAGATGCTTGACCGGGTCATCATGCAGCACTGCCAGGTGCCCGAGCTGACCGTCGGCGGCGTGATGAACGAGGGGGCCGAGTCGACCCGCCTCGGCCTGGGCGGGATGCCCGCCGCGGCCGAGGACATCATGGTCGCCCGCGATATCCGCCTGGCCGAGATCACCGGCGGCCGCCTGCACATCCAGCACATCTCCACGGCCCGATCCGTCGAGCTGGTCCGCGAGGGGAAGAAACGCGGGATCGACGTGACCGCCGAGGCCTGCCCGCACCACTTCACCCTCACCGACGAGCGGCTCAGGACCTTCGACTCCAACTTCAAGATGAACCCCCCCCTGCGCACCGCCGACGATGTGGCCGCCGTCATCGAAGGGCTGAAGGACGGCACCATCGAGCTGCTGGCCACCGACCACGCGCCCCACGCGCCCGAGAAGAAGATGCGCGAGCTGGACCAGGCCCCCTTCGGCATCGTCGGCCTGGAGACCCTGATCCCGATCACCGTCCACGGCCTGATCGAGCCGGGGCACCTCACCTGGGTCGACGTGATCCGGATGCTGACCGTCGCCCCGGCCAAGCTGCTGGGCCTGGTCGACAAGGGGACGTTCCGACCCGGGGCCGACGCCGACGTGACGATCATCGACACCGAAACCCCCTGGACCATCGACCCCGAGAAGTTCCTCTCACGCAGCCGCAACACCCCCTACGGCGGCTGGAAGGTGAAGGGCCGGGCCCACGTGGCCATCGTCGCCGGAGAGGTTCGCCACAGCCTGGGCGGCATCGTCCACGAGGCCGGCGAGGCCGCCACGCCCTGA
- a CDS encoding aspartate carbamoyltransferase catalytic subunit gives MSIAALTSAEPPKPPASGWSGKHLLGLEDLSREEIHFILDTAESFGEVSSRTRKKVPALQGRIVFNLFFENSTRTRTSFSLAAKRLSADVQDFSASVSSLSKGETFIDTAKNIEAMGADVLVVRHSSPGAPHLLARHVQCGIINAGDGAHEHPTQGLLDLLTIRKAKGRIEGLTVGLVGDISHSRVARSNIWGLTKLGAKVILCGPPTLVPRSLEGLGCEIAYSLDDILPRLDVVNVLRIQSERQQQGLFPSVAEYSRFYGMNQERVSKAPGDLLLLAPGPINRGVELTPEVADGPNSAILEQVKNGLAVRMAVLYLLGGKTDAKPAAD, from the coding sequence GGCAAGCACCTGCTCGGCCTGGAAGACCTCTCGCGTGAGGAGATCCACTTCATCCTGGACACCGCCGAGAGCTTCGGCGAGGTCTCCAGCCGGACCCGCAAGAAGGTCCCCGCGCTGCAGGGGCGCATCGTCTTCAACCTCTTCTTCGAGAACTCCACCCGCACCCGGACCAGCTTCAGCCTGGCCGCCAAGCGGCTCTCCGCCGACGTGCAGGACTTCTCCGCCAGCGTCTCCAGCCTCTCCAAGGGCGAGACGTTCATCGACACCGCCAAGAACATCGAGGCCATGGGGGCCGACGTCCTGGTCGTCCGCCACTCCTCGCCGGGTGCCCCGCACCTGCTGGCCAGGCACGTCCAGTGCGGCATCATCAACGCGGGCGACGGCGCGCACGAGCATCCCACGCAGGGCTTGCTCGACCTGCTCACGATCCGCAAGGCCAAGGGCCGCATCGAAGGCCTGACCGTCGGCCTGGTCGGCGACATCAGCCACTCGCGGGTCGCCCGTTCCAACATCTGGGGCCTGACCAAGCTCGGCGCCAAGGTCATCCTCTGCGGCCCGCCCACGCTCGTCCCCCGCAGCCTCGAAGGGCTCGGCTGCGAGATCGCCTATAGCCTGGACGACATCCTCCCCAGGCTCGACGTGGTGAACGTCCTGCGCATCCAGTCCGAGCGCCAGCAGCAGGGCCTGTTCCCCTCCGTGGCCGAGTATTCCCGGTTCTATGGGATGAACCAGGAACGAGTGTCCAAGGCCCCCGGCGACCTGCTGCTCCTCGCCCCAGGCCCGATCAACCGAGGCGTCGAGCTGACCCCCGAGGTGGCCGACGGCCCGAATTCGGCCATCCTGGAGCAGGTCAAGAACGGCCTGGCCGTGCGCATGGCCGTGCTTTACCTGCTGGGCGGCAAGACCGATGCGAAGCCCGCGGCCGACTGA